A region from the Lolium perenne isolate Kyuss_39 chromosome 4, Kyuss_2.0, whole genome shotgun sequence genome encodes:
- the LOC127295947 gene encoding protein FAR1-RELATED SEQUENCE 6-like, whose amino-acid sequence MPTSTESPPSESTWKQRFRRGEIPDSRPASSGRKSALEKAMRRCRDKHSDAIIEPELGMEFDLLPEAFDFYNIYSWEIGFGIRYGSSRINPAKSKVRQDITCGCEGKPRHLNSRSVCCGCRAMIRLHRIDDYGWYIHEFRRDHNHGLAVNRGQKMQFSSHRFIDPHTKDLVRNLRDNNVGLTKTFSVIGSFFGSMENIPFKKRSLRTLCASISRDHSEDDIRKTYEVLSEMKMKVPNFRDSCLVDSEGRMRALMWTVRRRPRTAPGRR is encoded by the exons ATGCCGACCTCAACCGAGTCCCCTCCATCAGAGAGCACCTGGAAGCAGAG GTTCCGCCGTGGAGAAATTCCCGATTCCAGGCCCGCGAGTTCAGGGAGGAAGAGTGCACTAGAGAAAGCTATGAGGAGATGCAGGGACAAGCACTCGGACGCTATAATTGAACCAGAGTTAGGGATGGAGTTTGATTTGCTGCCTGAAGCATTCGATTTTTACAACATTTACTCATGGGAGATTGGTTTTGGAATAAGGTACGGGTCGTCAAGAATTAACCCTGCAAAGAGCAAAGTCAGGCAGGACATAACATGTGGCTGTGAG GGAAAACCTAGGCACTTAAACTCACGATCGGTTTGCTGCGGCTGCCGAGCTATGATTCGTCTGCATCGAATAGATGACTATGGATGGTACATTCATGAGTTCAGAAGGGATCATAATCATGGTTTGGCAGTGAACAGGGGCCAAAAGATGCAGTTTTCTTCGCataggttcattgacccacacacaaAGGACCTTGTTAGGAACCTCAGGGACAATAACGTCGGCCTGACCAAGACCTTCAGCGTAATCGGCAGCTTCTTCGGTTCAATGGAAAATATCCCTTTCAAAAAGCGTTCACTAAGGACGCTCTGTGCGAGTATCAGTAGGGACCATTCGGAGGATGACATCAGGAAAACATATGAAGTGCTGTCAGAAATGAAGATGAAGGTCCCCAACTTCCGAGACAGCTGCTTGGTAgactctgaagggaggatgagAGCACTCATGTGGACGGTCCGAAGACGCCCTCGAACTGCACCAGGAAGGAGATGA